In Xiphophorus maculatus strain JP 163 A chromosome 18, X_maculatus-5.0-male, whole genome shotgun sequence, a single genomic region encodes these proteins:
- the dusp14 gene encoding dual specificity protein phosphatase 14, which translates to MGSRSQSFFHNHHHHHHHHRSSMVPATVPRLLPESGSLLGGIAQITPNLFLSRGNVASNRSLLLSKGITCVVNATIELPNFNWPHMEYVKVPLADMPHSPISLYFDSVADKIHSVGRKRGAVLVHCAAGVSRSASLCLAYLMKYHRVSLAEAHAWVKARRPIIRPNGGFWRQLIEYERKLFGRNSVKMVQTPYGIIPDVYERDRRTLAPYWGL; encoded by the coding sequence ATGGGTTCCCGCAGCCAGAGCTTCTTCCAcaaccaccatcaccaccaccaccaccatcgcAGCTCCATGGTGCCCGCCACCGTGCCAAGGCTGCTGCCGGAAAGCGGGAGTCTGCTGGGGGGCATCGCCCAAATCACCCCAAACCTCTTCCTCAGTAGAGGCAACGTGGCGTCCAACCGCAGCCTGTTGCTGTCTAAGGGCATCACCTGCGTGGTCAACGCCACCATCGAGTTGCCCAACTTCAACTGGCCGCATATGGAGTACGTGAAGGTCCCCCTAGCAGACATGCCCCACTCCCCCATCTCCTTGTACTTCGACAGCGTGGCCGACAAGATCCACAGTGTGGGGCGCAAACGAGGGGCGGTGCTGGTGCACTGCGCAGCCGGGGTGAGCCGCTCGGCCTCTCTGTGCCTGGCGTACCTCATGAAGTACCACCGCGTGTCTTTGGCCGAGGCCCACGCTTGGGTCAAGGCCCGCCGTCCCATCATCAGGCCCAACGGCGGCTTCTGGCGCCAGCTGATTGAATACGAGAGGAAGCTGTTCGGCAGGAACTCTGTTAAGATGGTGCAGACACCCTACGGGATCATACCCGATGTTTACGAGAGGGACCGCAGGACCCTCGCTCCTTACTGGGGCCTGTGA